In Intestinibacillus sp. Marseille-P6563, a single genomic region encodes these proteins:
- a CDS encoding CD1845 family protein codes for MKMILKVIAAPFALVLALLTALCWFLFDLCAFFLTIASVIVAILGIGLFFTPTPLGGFVFLFLAFLLSPYGLQAVAGSLIGVLDDGKSALYRFLVS; via the coding sequence ATGAAGATGATATTGAAAGTAATCGCCGCTCCCTTTGCCCTTGTCCTTGCCCTGCTGACTGCCCTATGCTGGTTCCTCTTTGACCTCTGCGCCTTCTTCCTGACGATTGCCTCAGTCATTGTTGCGATCCTCGGGATCGGCCTCTTTTTCACGCCAACACCGCTGGGCGGGTTTGTGTTCCTGTTCCTCGCTTTCCTGCTTTCTCCGTATGGCTTGCAGGCGGTGGCTGGCTCGCTGATCGGAGTGCTGGACGACGGCAAATCTGCTTTGTACCGGTTCCTTGTGAGCTGA
- a CDS encoding relaxase/mobilization nuclease domain-containing protein, with protein MATTTLLPRHAGEGETIAAAIRDCLDYGKNPKKTEGKYISAYECDPATVAEEFLLAKASYKAATGREQKKETDVLCYQIRMAFYPGEITPKEANRIGYELAMRWTKGRHAFLVTTHTDKKHIHCHIYYNSTSLDCSRKFRNFWGSSFALRRLSDRLCLENGLSIVEHPKPRSKSKYKHYGEWQKERNRPPNFQERLCIAIDNALAKRPASLEEFLDLMKQAGYEVKEVRGGGLSFRLTDGGQERFTRLRASTLGEGYDRKDILAAIEGGAGRRRPERKISLAVDIQAKLAEGKGPGYERWAKVFNLKQMAAALAYLQDNGLTEYSQLEKKAEEASDRFHSLSDQIKQTETALKANMELKAATVQYAKTRPVFDKYKASKYSRKFLAEHEADIELYRAAQADMRRLLGGAKLPKMEAQKEEGRKLVAKKKRLYGEYQKARRDMQEILTIKANIDCLLGCSEQAKKKEMER; from the coding sequence ATGGCAACAACCACGCTCCTGCCTCGCCATGCAGGCGAAGGCGAAACCATAGCGGCGGCCATCCGTGACTGCCTGGACTATGGAAAGAACCCGAAGAAAACCGAAGGCAAATATATCTCTGCCTATGAGTGCGACCCGGCCACGGTGGCGGAAGAATTTTTGCTTGCCAAAGCCAGTTATAAGGCCGCAACAGGGCGGGAACAGAAAAAAGAAACGGACGTGCTCTGTTACCAGATACGCATGGCCTTCTATCCCGGGGAGATCACGCCGAAGGAGGCAAACCGTATCGGCTATGAACTGGCTATGCGCTGGACGAAGGGCCGCCACGCTTTCCTTGTGACGACCCACACGGACAAGAAGCATATCCACTGTCACATCTATTACAATTCCACCTCCCTTGACTGTTCCCGGAAGTTCCGAAACTTCTGGGGCTCCAGCTTTGCCCTCCGGCGGCTCTCTGACAGGCTGTGTCTGGAAAACGGCCTCTCCATCGTGGAGCACCCGAAGCCCCGGAGCAAAAGCAAGTACAAGCACTATGGCGAGTGGCAGAAGGAACGAAACCGGCCACCAAACTTTCAAGAACGACTTTGCATTGCCATAGACAATGCGCTTGCGAAACGCCCCGCCAGTCTGGAAGAATTTCTCGACCTGATGAAGCAGGCTGGATATGAGGTGAAGGAAGTTCGGGGCGGCGGTCTTAGCTTTCGCCTGACCGACGGAGGGCAGGAACGCTTTACCCGGCTGCGTGCTTCTACGCTGGGAGAAGGCTACGACCGGAAGGATATACTGGCGGCTATTGAGGGCGGAGCCGGACGGCGTAGGCCGGAAAGAAAAATCAGCCTCGCCGTGGATATACAGGCGAAGCTGGCAGAAGGAAAAGGCCCGGGCTATGAGCGGTGGGCGAAAGTGTTCAATCTCAAACAAATGGCCGCCGCCCTTGCCTACTTGCAGGACAACGGCCTGACAGAATACAGTCAGTTGGAAAAAAAGGCGGAAGAAGCCTCTGACCGTTTCCATTCCCTTTCCGACCAGATCAAGCAGACGGAAACGGCGCTGAAAGCCAACATGGAATTGAAAGCGGCTACGGTGCAGTATGCAAAGACCCGCCCTGTCTTTGACAAGTACAAGGCGTCAAAGTACAGCCGGAAATTCCTTGCGGAGCATGAGGCGGATATAGAGCTCTACCGGGCGGCGCAGGCTGATATGAGGCGGCTTCTCGGAGGGGCAAAGCTCCCGAAGATGGAGGCACAGAAAGAAGAAGGGCGAAAGCTGGTCGCAAAGAAAAAGCGGCTCTATGGGGAATACCAGAAAGCCCGCCGGGATATGCAGGAGATCTTGACGATCAAGGCGAACATTGACTGTCTGCTGGGCTGCTCAGAGCAGGCAAAGAAGAAAGAAATGGAGCGTTGA
- a CDS encoding helix-turn-helix domain-containing protein encodes MRMNQDERRFDFHGLGLALKQAREEKGWTQAYVAELVGKTDRTIMNIENKGQHPSFNLFFKLVTLFDISVDQFFYVEGQRGENSCRKHIDVLLSSMNEKELVVMEATAEGLKKARETEVPE; translated from the coding sequence ATGAGAATGAACCAAGATGAAAGAAGGTTTGACTTTCATGGGCTCGGGCTGGCTCTGAAACAGGCCAGAGAGGAAAAGGGCTGGACACAAGCCTATGTGGCGGAGCTGGTTGGCAAGACTGACCGCACCATTATGAACATTGAGAACAAAGGCCAGCACCCCAGCTTCAACCTGTTTTTCAAACTCGTCACTCTGTTCGACATTTCCGTAGATCAGTTTTTCTATGTAGAAGGTCAGCGTGGAGAGAACAGTTGCAGAAAGCATATTGATGTGCTTTTAAGCTCGATGAATGAGAAAGAGCTTGTTGTCATGGAGGCCACAGCCGAAGGGCTCAAGAAAGCCAGAGAAACGGAGGTTCCAGAATAA
- a CDS encoding GNAT family N-acetyltransferase: protein MNYKIREIRSHEYLLLSQFLYEAIFIPEGSTPPPKTIISLPELQVYIKDFGKKHGDQGMVVEIDNKIVGAAWVRIMNDYGHIDNKTPSLAMSLYKEYRGYGIGTALLEGLLTKLRHSKYAKVSLSVQKANYAVKMYQKVGFKIVSENNEEYIMVADIS from the coding sequence ATGAATTATAAGATACGAGAGATAAGAAGCCACGAGTATTTGCTGCTAAGCCAATTTCTATACGAAGCTATTTTTATTCCAGAAGGCTCAACTCCACCACCTAAAACCATTATTTCCTTGCCAGAATTACAAGTATATATAAAGGACTTTGGAAAAAAACATGGAGACCAAGGAATGGTGGTAGAGATTGATAATAAAATTGTTGGAGCGGCTTGGGTCAGAATTATGAATGATTACGGACATATTGATAACAAAACGCCGTCCTTAGCAATGTCACTATATAAAGAATACAGAGGATATGGAATAGGAACGGCCTTGTTGGAAGGTTTGCTTACCAAATTAAGGCATAGCAAATACGCTAAGGTATCGTTGTCTGTTCAAAAAGCTAATTATGCTGTTAAAATGTACCAAAAAGTTGGGTTTAAAATTGTTAGTGAAAACAATGAGGAATATATCATGGTTGCGGATATTTCTTAA
- a CDS encoding CD3324 family protein translates to MGYIKAKDVLPLEVIEQVQQYISGEVLYIPKKENSKCFWGENTLTKRELAERNAKIYSEFCSGIPISKLAKKYFLVEKSIQRIIRQEKNRD, encoded by the coding sequence TTGGGCTATATAAAAGCAAAAGATGTTTTGCCACTTGAAGTTATAGAACAAGTACAACAATACATCAGTGGCGAAGTTTTGTATATTCCTAAGAAGGAAAATAGCAAGTGCTTTTGGGGTGAGAATACGCTAACTAAAAGGGAACTTGCAGAACGAAATGCTAAAATTTATTCTGAGTTTTGTTCGGGCATCCCAATTTCAAAACTTGCTAAAAAATATTTTTTGGTAGAAAAGAGCATCCAGCGTATCATACGACAAGAAAAAAATAGAGATTAG
- a CDS encoding DUF2268 domain-containing protein, whose product MKVKYIRSDSVYQKIANASIEKKNDIYRYELMMPFKKKWDCYSVPMKASTPNGYDVIMASSMLGHIAPNKVDKSQQKNIEQISSDLLWTACQQSIQKSLDCFANSGIEVPVQEYLFTILLADPESPYISLNEGYCGDGGIPGYIFAWLVPNQYTLERLPVALAHEVNHNIRFQFIRWRNDITLAEMMVSEGLAENFATYLYGEDKAGPWVTKTDIKTLNEYIKPIIYDGLNVQGLENLNAYLYGDEMAKLQSYPAVGLPYCAGYACGYHLVKHYLKKTGKNIVEATLLPASEILEVAEDFWNE is encoded by the coding sequence ATGAAAGTAAAGTATATTCGTTCTGACAGCGTTTATCAAAAAATCGCAAATGCGTCCATTGAAAAGAAAAATGACATCTATCGTTATGAGTTAATGATGCCTTTCAAGAAAAAATGGGACTGTTATAGTGTCCCAATGAAAGCATCAACGCCTAATGGATATGATGTAATAATGGCAAGTAGTATGCTTGGTCATATTGCGCCAAATAAAGTAGACAAATCCCAGCAGAAAAATATTGAGCAAATTTCTTCTGATTTACTGTGGACTGCTTGCCAACAATCTATTCAGAAATCTTTGGATTGCTTTGCAAATAGTGGTATTGAAGTACCAGTACAGGAATATCTTTTTACAATTTTGTTAGCAGATCCCGAAAGTCCCTATATTTCACTTAATGAAGGGTATTGTGGCGATGGAGGTATTCCCGGCTATATTTTTGCATGGCTTGTTCCTAATCAATATACTTTGGAGCGGTTGCCAGTTGCTCTTGCACATGAAGTCAATCATAATATTCGATTTCAATTTATTCGATGGAGAAATGACATTACACTGGCCGAAATGATGGTTAGCGAAGGACTTGCTGAAAATTTTGCAACTTATTTATATGGCGAAGATAAAGCGGGGCCGTGGGTAACTAAAACTGATATAAAAACCTTAAACGAATATATCAAACCGATTATTTATGATGGGTTAAATGTACAGGGCCTTGAAAATCTTAATGCCTATTTGTATGGAGATGAAATGGCAAAACTGCAAAGCTATCCGGCTGTCGGTTTGCCTTATTGTGCAGGATATGCTTGTGGGTATCATTTAGTAAAGCATTATTTGAAAAAGACAGGCAAAAACATTGTTGAAGCAACCTTATTGCCCGCAAGCGAGATTTTGGAAGTTGCGGAGGATTTTTGGAATGAATAA
- a CDS encoding MerR family transcriptional regulator, with protein sequence MNNKPMTVHEVATLSGITIRTLHYYDEIGLLKPTMLTDAKYRLYTEDDLSRLQEILFFREVGFALKEIKELLNSPYYNRSEVLKKQLAILEAQRERIDALVKLVKAEISGEQANSFSAFSHSKIVELQESFRAEILEKWGETHSFKEFEAAFSTKSKKIQNEEMERFLSMAQTIFEKLALYETQSPACKEVQQIVQAWRDYISEHFYSCNKEMLSYLGQLYISDERFSSYINRFGCGNLANFFNEAIKIYCTLSEG encoded by the coding sequence ATGAATAATAAGCCTATGACTGTCCATGAAGTCGCCACATTATCCGGGATAACAATACGAACGCTCCACTACTATGACGAAATAGGCTTGCTAAAACCTACTATGCTTACGGATGCGAAGTATCGCTTATATACAGAAGATGATTTAAGTCGATTGCAGGAAATATTGTTTTTTCGTGAAGTGGGATTTGCTCTAAAAGAAATAAAAGAGTTACTTAACTCTCCATATTACAATCGATCTGAAGTGCTAAAAAAGCAACTTGCAATTTTAGAAGCACAAAGAGAGCGGATAGATGCTTTAGTCAAACTGGTAAAAGCAGAAATCAGTGGAGAGCAAGCCAATTCCTTTTCTGCATTTTCACATTCAAAAATAGTTGAATTACAGGAGAGCTTCAGAGCAGAAATTCTTGAAAAATGGGGAGAAACTCATAGTTTTAAAGAGTTTGAAGCTGCGTTTTCTACAAAAAGTAAAAAAATTCAAAATGAAGAAATGGAGAGGTTCCTTTCGATGGCGCAAACGATATTCGAAAAACTTGCGCTATATGAAACGCAATCTCCCGCTTGCAAAGAGGTTCAACAAATTGTGCAAGCATGGCGAGATTACATTTCAGAACACTTTTATAGTTGTAACAAAGAAATGCTTTCATATTTAGGCCAACTCTATATTTCTGATGAACGGTTTTCCTCATATATAAATAGATTTGGCTGTGGAAATTTGGCTAATTTTTTTAATGAAGCAATTAAAATATATTGCACATTATCAGAAGGATAG
- a CDS encoding RNA polymerase sigma factor, giving the protein MKVINLRDIYPHYTQYCFVEVTDEVANLFSEFDHKEAAYRLRTYRHKAYYSLDRNDGIEHEALFVALSPHELYERKVTMQELHAAISRLPDKQAKRIYAHFILDMTKKDIARAEGVHEKVVRVAIERGLRSLEKISKKVL; this is encoded by the coding sequence ATGAAAGTTATCAATCTGCGGGATATTTACCCTCACTATACACAGTATTGTTTTGTTGAAGTGACTGACGAAGTGGCCAATCTGTTTTCCGAGTTCGACCACAAAGAAGCGGCTTACCGTCTGCGTACATACCGGCACAAGGCGTACTATTCCCTTGACCGGAATGACGGCATTGAGCATGAGGCTCTTTTCGTTGCGCTTTCTCCGCATGAGCTGTATGAGCGTAAGGTGACTATGCAGGAACTCCATGCCGCCATTTCCCGGCTGCCGGATAAACAGGCGAAACGTATTTACGCCCATTTCATACTCGACATGACCAAAAAGGATATTGCCCGGGCAGAAGGCGTCCATGAAAAAGTCGTGCGGGTTGCCATTGAGCGTGGTCTGCGGAGCCTGGAAAAAATTTCGAAAAAAGTTCTGTAA
- a CDS encoding recombinase family protein, with protein sequence MDIIREDCIYARQSVDRKDSISIESQIDFCKYELKGGSCKVFKDKGYSGKNTDRPEFQKLLGEIRKGKVRRVIVYKLDRISRSILDFANMMELFQEYDVEFVSSTEKFDTSTPMGRAMLNICIVFAQLERETIQKRVTDAYYSRCLKGFHMSGQAPYGYQLEPTVVEGIRTKKMVADPETAQYVKLMFEMYSKPETSFGDITRYFEKQGIKVYEKSLVRSFLSQLLRNPVYAQADLELYEFFKSQGAAIVNDASDFAGTNGCYLYQGRDVKEDKDRCLKDQILVIAPHEALIPSDVWLKCRKKLMTNKTFQQGRKPKNTWLAGKVKCGYCGYALKATHVPNSPGYFRCTKRTENKGCPGCGKIRKTEFEEFIFNAMRTRFKNFQVRHDREEKVNPKLTAHQIELAQVEAEIEKLLDTLTGANATLLAYANKKIEELDTRRQTISKAIAELSVETMSPQKEQELSYYLDHWDSIEFDDKRKAADGLIISISATSDHVQVEWKI encoded by the coding sequence ATGGACATTATCAGAGAAGATTGTATTTACGCAAGGCAGTCGGTAGACCGCAAGGACAGTATCAGCATTGAAAGCCAGATTGACTTTTGCAAGTACGAACTGAAAGGTGGAAGCTGTAAGGTATTCAAGGATAAAGGTTATTCCGGGAAAAACACGGACAGGCCGGAGTTTCAAAAGCTGCTGGGAGAAATCCGAAAGGGCAAGGTACGGCGAGTAATCGTCTATAAGCTGGACCGGATCAGCCGCTCCATTCTGGATTTTGCGAACATGATGGAGCTGTTTCAAGAGTACGATGTGGAGTTTGTTTCCTCCACCGAGAAATTCGACACCTCGACCCCGATGGGCCGGGCCATGCTGAATATTTGTATTGTATTCGCACAGCTTGAACGTGAGACAATCCAGAAGCGTGTGACAGACGCTTATTACTCCCGGTGCCTGAAAGGTTTCCACATGAGCGGGCAGGCCCCATACGGTTATCAGTTGGAGCCGACAGTGGTTGAAGGTATCCGCACAAAGAAGATGGTGGCAGACCCCGAAACCGCTCAATATGTGAAGCTGATGTTTGAGATGTATTCCAAGCCGGAAACGTCCTTTGGGGATATTACCCGTTACTTTGAGAAGCAAGGCATTAAGGTTTACGAAAAATCTTTAGTGCGAAGTTTTCTTTCCCAGCTTTTGAGAAATCCGGTTTATGCACAGGCAGACTTGGAACTCTACGAGTTTTTCAAAAGCCAGGGCGCAGCCATTGTCAATGACGCTTCCGATTTTGCCGGAACCAACGGTTGCTATCTCTATCAGGGCCGTGACGTAAAGGAGGATAAGGACAGGTGCCTGAAAGATCAGATACTTGTGATTGCCCCACATGAAGCACTCATACCGTCTGATGTCTGGTTGAAATGCCGGAAGAAGCTAATGACGAATAAGACCTTTCAGCAAGGCCGCAAGCCGAAAAATACATGGCTTGCCGGGAAAGTCAAATGCGGGTACTGTGGGTATGCTTTGAAAGCAACCCATGTGCCGAACAGTCCGGGATATTTCCGCTGTACAAAACGGACAGAGAATAAGGGCTGTCCGGGATGTGGGAAGATCCGCAAGACTGAATTTGAGGAATTTATCTTCAATGCCATGCGGACAAGATTTAAGAACTTTCAGGTCCGCCATGACAGAGAGGAAAAAGTAAATCCGAAACTGACCGCCCATCAGATTGAGCTTGCACAGGTCGAGGCTGAAATTGAAAAACTGCTTGATACACTGACCGGAGCCAATGCGACACTGCTTGCTTATGCCAACAAAAAAATTGAAGAACTGGACACTCGCCGCCAGACTATTTCAAAGGCGATTGCAGAATTGTCCGTTGAAACAATGTCACCCCAGAAGGAACAGGAACTTTCTTATTACCTTGACCACTGGGACAGCATTGAGTTTGACGACAAAAGAAAAGCCGCTGACGGCCTGATTATTTCAATCAGCGCAACCAGCGACCACGTTCAAGTAGAGTGGAAAATCTGA
- a CDS encoding GHKL domain-containing protein, with product MVELFIMESLTVLYMIMAFLFMDSRYSRRRTLFIVSFVAILLMVAVVALYRAVDMDTAFWTYAVTIHIPLILLLFTLSRFRGWRLIFQQLSVVLFCTLIHHISGMIYYLSGNRFWVLVLSYAVLSTGVIWFLIRFLRPLFFQILLELHRGWWLICLVMATYYIIAVYLIPGCVGFHRSSSIIKPAIALLMLGVYSILMFLFSNVRKESEARHSAQMSALRLSALRSRMEAVKAAEDAIRTERHDLRHRLQATAELVARGDKDAALDFLDAAQKRLDDQKEIRWCRPPVLDAVFASYFDQAQNQGISVESRISLPDVLPIDEGELAIVVANALENAIHANLLLPQTQRKIRCKMVGTPSIMLELSNPCASNVVFGNNGLPMAQREGHGLGMQSISAFCRKNGAVCQCDQTDGWFRLRLVL from the coding sequence ATGGTAGAATTGTTTATCATGGAATCTTTGACGGTGTTATATATGATTATGGCGTTTCTGTTTATGGACAGCCGATATTCCCGGCGGCGCACCCTTTTCATCGTCTCCTTTGTTGCGATCCTGCTCATGGTGGCAGTAGTCGCCCTATATCGGGCGGTCGATATGGATACCGCCTTTTGGACGTATGCTGTGACTATCCATATCCCGCTGATACTGCTCCTGTTCACGCTTAGTCGGTTCCGGGGATGGCGGCTGATATTTCAGCAGCTTTCTGTCGTTCTGTTCTGTACGCTGATCCACCACATCTCAGGGATGATCTACTACCTGTCTGGCAACCGCTTCTGGGTGCTGGTGCTGTCCTACGCGGTCCTTAGCACCGGGGTTATCTGGTTTCTGATCCGTTTCCTGCGCCCTCTGTTTTTCCAGATACTGTTGGAGCTGCATCGGGGCTGGTGGCTGATATGTCTGGTCATGGCGACCTACTACATCATCGCCGTCTATCTGATCCCTGGATGTGTAGGCTTCCATCGCAGTAGCAGCATCATCAAACCGGCGATCGCCCTGCTGATGTTGGGGGTTTATTCTATTTTGATGTTTCTATTTTCAAACGTTCGAAAGGAATCGGAGGCACGGCACAGTGCACAGATGTCGGCTTTGCGGCTTTCGGCCCTGCGAAGCCGCATGGAAGCGGTGAAAGCAGCAGAAGATGCCATCCGCACCGAGCGCCACGACCTGCGTCACCGGCTCCAGGCCACTGCAGAACTGGTGGCGCGGGGAGACAAAGACGCCGCGCTGGACTTTTTGGATGCCGCTCAAAAGCGGCTGGATGATCAGAAAGAAATCCGCTGGTGTCGCCCACCGGTGCTGGATGCCGTGTTTGCCTCCTACTTTGACCAGGCTCAAAATCAGGGCATTTCGGTGGAATCCAGGATCTCCCTGCCAGACGTACTACCGATAGATGAGGGCGAATTGGCCATCGTTGTGGCCAATGCCTTGGAAAATGCCATTCACGCCAACCTTTTACTGCCCCAGACGCAGCGAAAGATTCGGTGTAAGATGGTGGGGACACCTAGCATCATGCTGGAACTCTCCAATCCATGTGCTTCTAATGTTGTATTTGGAAACAACGGCCTTCCAATGGCGCAAAGGGAAGGGCATGGTCTTGGGATGCAGTCGATATCTGCCTTTTGCCGAAAAAATGGAGCGGTCTGCCAGTGTGACCAGACAGACGGCTGGTTCCGATTGCGATTGGTGCTGTAA
- a CDS encoding DUF1349 domain-containing protein — protein MANFLSQELLWTRKPQTVTVSQDMVEIVTEPHTDLWQRTYYGFQNDNAPLLQIETTEKYFSFTVRTQFNSKCRFDQCGIVVYLDSENWLKASIEYENKCFQRLGSVVTNHGFSDWATTDISAGVKEMWYRLSRRESDYCVECSEDGTQFRQIRICHLWDGDGKITFGIYACSPEDSSFRAVFSHMEMTECQWKAHK, from the coding sequence ATGGCAAATTTTTTATCTCAGGAACTTCTTTGGACCAGAAAACCACAAACTGTGACTGTCTCGCAAGATATGGTAGAGATTGTAACCGAGCCTCATACCGATCTGTGGCAGCGAACCTACTATGGATTTCAAAACGACAACGCACCCTTGCTTCAAATTGAGACAACCGAGAAGTATTTCTCGTTCACAGTCCGTACCCAATTTAATAGTAAGTGTCGGTTTGACCAGTGCGGTATTGTCGTCTATCTGGACAGCGAAAACTGGCTAAAAGCATCCATCGAGTATGAAAATAAGTGCTTTCAGCGTTTGGGCAGCGTAGTAACCAACCATGGATTCTCCGACTGGGCTACCACCGATATTTCTGCCGGAGTGAAGGAAATGTGGTATCGGCTCAGCAGACGGGAAAGTGACTACTGCGTGGAGTGCAGCGAGGATGGTACACAGTTCCGACAGATACGCATTTGCCACCTGTGGGACGGTGATGGTAAGATCACCTTTGGGATCTACGCCTGCAGTCCGGAGGACTCGAGCTTCCGTGCCGTATTCAGCCATATGGAGATGACGGAATGTCAATGGAAGGCTCATAAATGA
- a CDS encoding ATP-binding cassette domain-containing protein yields MRIICGLTQQSEGSYTLLGKTNDDAVRNNMGMLIEKPGIYEHMTVLENLRYFSLLFGIPFQDHHRILEMVGLQNAEKKKARQFSLGMKQRLGIAISLLGNPDFLILDEPINGLDPEGVYEMRKMLETLNRQYGTTIMIASHILSELYKLATDYAIIDSGCLIDEFSKETLESACSSGVQVTVEPGYLQDAQALIASRYPNVRCEVLSNQSLRLHEKINAADLNQFLVENKVRVCGLGANDEDIEKFFVEKLSGGQAV; encoded by the coding sequence ATGCGCATTATTTGTGGTTTAACGCAACAAAGTGAAGGCAGTTATACCTTGTTAGGAAAGACAAACGATGATGCAGTACGGAATAACATGGGTATGCTGATTGAAAAACCGGGCATCTATGAGCACATGACAGTGTTAGAAAATTTGCGCTATTTTTCCCTGCTGTTTGGCATCCCATTTCAAGATCATCACAGAATACTGGAAATGGTTGGGTTGCAAAATGCGGAAAAAAAGAAAGCACGCCAATTTTCTTTGGGAATGAAGCAACGATTGGGGATTGCCATTTCGTTGCTGGGAAATCCTGATTTCCTCATTCTCGATGAGCCGATCAATGGCCTTGATCCAGAAGGCGTATATGAGATGCGTAAAATGTTGGAGACGTTAAATCGTCAATATGGTACTACGATTATGATCGCCAGCCATATTCTAAGCGAATTATATAAACTGGCAACGGATTATGCCATTATTGATAGCGGATGCCTGATTGACGAGTTCAGCAAAGAAACGCTGGAAAGTGCATGCAGCAGCGGCGTCCAAGTTACGGTTGAGCCGGGATATTTGCAAGATGCCCAAGCACTTATTGCGTCTCGTTATCCGAATGTTCGATGTGAAGTTCTTTCCAATCAAAGCTTGCGTTTGCATGAGAAAATCAATGCGGCAGATCTGAACCAATTCCTGGTGGAAAACAAAGTACGTGTGTGTGGTTTGGGGGCCAACGACGAAGACATTGAGAAATTTTTTGTCGAAAAACTCTCGGGAGGGCAAGCGGTATGA